TTGCTTAAGGCTGAAAAGAGCTTTGTTTTCATTccttgcttttgcttttgcttttctcaatctctctctttcttttcacACTTTGTTTACAAGCATAATTAAGCTACTACATAAATCAACTTACTTTGTTCTGAGTGATAATTGATAAGTAGGAGATTTGAGGAGTTACTTAACTGATGTGGTTATAACTTTTGTTGAGGGGCCTCAACAATAAGAGAAAAAGAGTTTCTATTAATAATTAGGACTTAAAAGCTTAATTTGTCAGTTTATTATTGGTTTGGTGCTGATGACATGATGATTTTGAGGATGAAAAGTACTTCCCTGTTCTAGTTAACATGATTTTGTAGATGAAAAGTACTTCCATGTTCTAGTTCTAGTTCACTAATAAAATACCTTTAACAGCTTCTTGTTATAGCTAAAAGCGAAAGCCTCTAACTGAAGCTTCTAGTTTTAGCTCCTTGAGCTAGCTTTAGCTTTGCCGTATTGTCAGTGTTAAAtgtaaaagtatttaaaaatcgttctcaattagcttaaatttttaaagtgcAGCGGTTGTTTAACATGAtatgaaaatagaagattttgagttcaaattacGCCAAGCTCCTAGCatcattaattttctcccatttaatttaaaGCTCAAGTCACGAGTCTAACAAAAGAGTTTTAcatgagaaaaaatattaaatgtaaaaatatttaaaacacaaGTTAAATTTTAGACTACAACGGTTGTTTAACATAAGATTTTAGTTTTCGCTATAGATAATAATTTGTATAAGCATCACTAAAGAACAAAAAGGCAAATCTCTATATTTTTCAccaaacttcttttttttcaaaattaattaatcccGAGACATTTCCTGTCATATTGATCTgttaggtagcacgctacccgcttcgcttattttattttattaacaaataaatttagctggaaatgtgaatcaactaggattcgaacttgggatctcggataccaaccaccaagccctttgccacttgctctagggacagtcagtACGTATTATTTCATTGTTATCTCTTCATCCATTGCTGTAGCATTTTCTTAGCGGGTCAGAATGAATTCGAAatgagttaaattttattttttatttccacttatctttatttgataattttttcatAAATCAGGACAgatcaaaagaagaagaatatttCATCCCCGCTCTATTTTTTAGTTGATTAGGATAGATTCGAAgcgaattattattttttattttttactttcacTTACCACCTGTTCTGATAACATAATGTTGGTGGgttttatttcataaataaatgaCATGAGAGTACATAAAGAAGGTAAATGCTTTACAatgtctttttttatttttaattttttttaaaaaatattttggaaggGAGAGTGTAATTTGCATGGATCAAGTAACATCAAATGCACCGACCTATTACTCACTAcattgagcttttttttttttttttttttttttttttttccttctttcctgTTGCTTGATTTGATTGGTCATTTCGTGTagtcatatatacatatatattgccTAGACAAATTATTACCTACCTACTACTTATATGAATCATATGGAATAGATGTTCCCATGTTTGTATCACATCAAACACTTATTTTTGGCAAAAAAGTACCTTTCCCCTTTAAACATATCGTATGGAAACTAAACATATCGTATGGAATCTTTGTCagattctaaattttgattatacTATTTCATCTTCTGATTGTACTATTTAAcaagtaaaaaattttgattttgttactttatcTATTAATGCAATTCTATTTGAGCTCTTTGATGGTTATTTTGTTACATTACGATCCATTAAATTAAACGCCACgcccaaattataaattatgagattaaaaatcaaagtttaaaattcgTAATCGACCTAAGTTCCACACATTTTCACCTATTCAAACAATTTGAGTTAAAGTAGGGTTTGGTGTGGTGGATAAGGGCTTCTGGGCTACGCGAGATCGAGCTCGGGCGCAATCTCAGCCCAACATGCAAATTCGGGCTCGAGACCTCGACCAAAAACTTCGGGTACAACCAAATTGGGTGCAGGCCCAACCCACAGAAAAAATGGAGAGCAAATCCAAGTAGGTTTAGAAGTCGAGCCCGAGAATCTGTTTGACTTCGCTTCTGCTTTAAGCTATAGCTGTTACAAGTACACCGTTAGAAGTTTCTGCCATAGCGGGAAACAAAAATTGAGATTTCGAGACCCAAAAGTAAAAGCCTCACTCTGAAACTTCTGATTCGGTTAAAGCTGCTGAGAAACAACACTCTGTCATACACCATTAAACCCGTAAGTAACTACAGAACAGTTGGAGACAGTAAAGTCCAAcgtataaaattattaagttgCGAATTGAAGTACAAGTACAATGAACAGTATATAAGAACATGGGGATGCTTCAGTGTATGcaattttcaaccaaataatCTATTGTAGCCTATCAAACCAAAACAAATTAGCTCACAAGAAAATTTACATATGCTGGTTAATACATGaaaaaagaatcagaatagaTAATCTTTGAGAAATCTAGAACAGTTCCAAAATTCACATTATTATTATGTGCCATCTACAATTGCATCTGAATAATGTACTATGAGAAACATCTGCACCTATTCCACCATAACAAAGATAATTACAGTTGATTTACACTCAGAATCACCTATGATTACCAAAGAGAATGTTAAATTTGGTACCTTGATCAATGAGGTTGATAGAACATTAACATTTAATGAACATCACCCCAGGTTCTGACCCCATTAGCACGAAATGCAGATAGCAGAGAATGCGCATTCATCCAGCTGTTCCAGCATCCCTGATGATACCCAAGATAGTACAAATAAGTAGGGTCATATATCCAATACGCGGTTTGTGTATTTTGAAATCCTGCGCCGTATGCATAACCGGGATAACCGAAGCTGTTCATCATGCGAACGCCATATCGACGGCTAGGAGAAGCATCTCCTCCTGCGAGACCGCCTGCATAGTTATTGTTTCTGCTGCTGTTGTTATTGTTGTGAGCTTTGCGGAACGCTCTTTTAACTTCGATAATCTTGTCCCTCAGCTTATAAAACTGACTCCGCGGTACTCCCTCGACGGTCTCCGCGGTGTCGAATACGACAAAGCCGAAACCTCTAGGGAGTTTCCGAGCATGATCATACATCAGTACAGCATCAATAATAGTGCCAAAATGGGCGAAGAAGCTCTTGAACTCCTCGGTTGTTATGTCGGGTGGCAAACCGCCGACAAAAATCTTGTTAGGTATATAAACGGTCTCATTCTGGTCGCCGTTAATGTTGTTGTTTGCACAACCACGGTATTGAGATTGAGCTTGGATCGGCCGATGATCGGTGAATTCATGGTGCTTGGATGTAGATGGATTTGCATCAAGCAAGAGAAGCATAATGGAAATGTTAGCATATAAATGCACCATAAAATGTAAATGATAATCAactatcgaaaaaaaaaaaaaaaaaacaacctacAAATaagaaagcaaagaaaaaactGTGCACCATAATAAACAgagatcttcttctttttttttaccaaattaatataaatgtCAGTTAATAATTTTCCACAGATTTTATAAGGAAAACATATTAACAAGTTAATACACATCCATAATTAATCCTCATAGTAATTAACTAATAACATTTTTAGTAGTAAACTGATTAACTTGTTGACTGAATACCTAACAGATTgactaataaattaattagctcATTAAATTAACGAACTAATATATTAGCATATTAACTTGTTGTTCATAGTAGACAAAGTAATTATCTAATTTATATACTTCTCTACCAAATGGTGTTTTACACATGTtcataagtaaaaaaaaactaattagctaattagtataaattaataatttgatacTAGTTAATGAGGCAAAGTACTTTTATCTTAGAACTATAAACACTCACTATTCCCATTATTCTATCCTAACTATCCAAAATCACCCAATTCTCAGTCATACAAAAAATCTAGGAATACGCGGGAGTAACTTATTCTCAAACCAAACGGTACCGATACCATAGTAAAGCCTCTGAAACAACGACAGCTTGTGCTTAAGAGTTAAGGGCACATCTGAGGTCGCGACATATGATTACATGTACTTTAGATTCCTTCGACTCTTTCGCTGCATTTGGTTTGGGGATAATTTGCTtacggtgtaaaaatatttgAGTGATTCTCGATTTCAGAAGCGttgaatattatattaaaaacgCTGTTCTCTGGCAGCTTAAATTTTTGGAGAATAACagttgttttatttaatttaacaggAAGGAAAACACCTCCATTCAAAATGATTCTTAAACTACCAATTTATACAATTAATAAGATTATCTTTCTCGATATCATTTGCTCGAGAAAGATACTTCTCGCTGCAAAGCGCGGATTTCTTTCGCTAGTCCTaaaattcattttcttttcgtttttttccGAACTAATCTGTAAATTCAAacccccctaaaaaaaaaaggaaaactaatGATTTTGGCGAAATAAACTGAGAATGTTACCAAATTGATTgataattttaccaaatttaaaaatttaaaactacgGTATGACAAATACAACtagattaattaattgttgATATCTAATCAAGCAATAAAATCCAgcaaaaatttttaacttaattagcCAGAAAAAtccgaataataaattataacaattaaaaGCTCTTACCTTCCTCGAATTCTTCAACATCGAAGGACGgcgagacgacgacgacgacgacgaaggaTTCAtctctccaaaaccctaattccccaaaagatttgtttttaaaaaattagagataAGAGATAAACATCTAAACATATACTCGATCCAAGATTTAGAAAAGATACGAAAAGATTTGAACGGCGGAGGAGACGAAACCCGCCGCCGTGCCGCGGCGGAGCGCCGTCGCGTCGCCGGCGAGTGTAACGACGCGGGCCACTTAGTTTAAAAATAGAAACCGAAGGGTTAAAATGTAATTTGAAGCTCTGTGCGAAAATGTCGGAAAACACCCTCAAATACAACATATTTGATATTAAACCCCCCCCCCGGCCACTTTAATTGTTTGATAAAATTGTACCGAGTTTAATTGGACTGTGAATCATTTTGAAGCAGcaatccaatcttttaaaactttaatttactatctaatattttttaaatttattttatttgagtcagtcaatgataatttgattttaaattttaaattttaaacacaattttcgtaactataaatttattacaataaataattggtttagattttaaagttaaaataaaatattattaattggcttaaataaaataaattaaaaaattggatagaaaaatttaaattttaaaagattgattagcaaattcaaaatggtctataactTAGATAAGCTCTATACGTGTTTAGAACATTATGAAATAGTGCCCTAAgttatttctcttttattttttttatagagatctcttaaactgttaatttttagtaaaaaattttagatacgtATCCAATTCAttagtaattttatcaaatttgataaataaaactaagtcaattaataattaattaatatcagataaatttatttttaatggcTGATTCACGAAACTGGGCCTTGGGCCATCGTATAACATTCGTGGGCCGTgctatctctttctttctttcaaattattattattattattattattatttattattattagtattattattattattattattattattattattattattattatttggagaGGCTAAAATATAGATAATTCTCTTGAATCATACNACAAACCCCCTAaacctaaaaaagaaaaaaaccctaATCGAACCAAATTACACCTAGATTACTTATACTGATACATAAATCAGTAAAAATTCACAAGGGGATTAGGAtttagagatagagatagaatTAGAGATTAGATTTAACAGAttcgtttttaaaaaattagagataAGAGATAAACATCGAAACATATACTCGATCCAACATTTAGAAAAGATACGAAAAGATTTAAAAGGCGGAGGAGACGAAACCCTCGCCGCCGTGCGCCGCGGCGGAGCACCGCCGCATCGCCGGCGAGTGTAACGACGcggctagggatgtcaatgggtatggatacccgaaatattatccaaATTCGAGCCCGAACGGGGCGGGTTTATCGGGAGTTAAACGGGTATGGATTCggttaagaatataaaaaataaaaatctgacggatatggatacgggtatggattttgttACCCGACCAGAGCCCGAACCAGaatccaaataaattatatatatacataatttatttttatttatttatataatatataaaatatttaataatttttattttttagatttttattcaacggtatgaatttttaaaatccgtcgggttcgagtcaggattcgggtttcgggtttttggctGAGTACGGATATGGgtattgatttttaaaactcgCCAGGTTCATGTCCGAATacggattttaatttaattttcgagttcggattcagatttttaaaatccaatccAAATCCGACCCGTTTACATCCCTAGACACATAGTTTAAAAGTAGAAACCGAAGGTTTAAAAAGTAATTTGAAGCTCTGTGCGAAAATGTCGGAAAACACCCTCATATACAACGGATTTGATCTATCCCCCTCAACTTTAATTGTTTGATAAAATTGTACCGAGTTTATTTGcactatgaatcattttgaatcagctatccaatcttttaaaactttaatttactatctaatattttttaaatttattttatttcagtcAGTCAATgataatttgatttcaaattttaaatttaaacataattttcgtaactataaatttattacaataaataattggtttagattttaaagttaaaataaaatattattaattggcttaaataaaataaattaaaaaattggataggaaaattaaaattttaaaagattgattagcaaattcaaaatggtttataactcagataagttttgtatgtCTTTAGAACATTATGAAATAGTGCCCTAAGttatttcacttttatttttttttatagagatcTCTTAAACTgctaatttttagtaaaaaattttagataggtATCCAATTCAttagtaattttatcaaatttgataaataaatctaagtcaattaataattaattaatatcagataaatttatttttaatggcTGATTCACGAAACTGGGCCTTGGGCCATCGTATAACATTCGTGGGCCGtgctattatttattattattattattattattattattatt
Above is a genomic segment from Ananas comosus cultivar F153 linkage group 15, ASM154086v1, whole genome shotgun sequence containing:
- the LOC109721186 gene encoding RNA-binding protein 1-like, giving the protein MNPSSSSSSSRRPSMLKNSRKLDANPSTSKHHEFTDHRPIQAQSQYRGCANNNINGDQNETVYIPNKIFVGGLPPDITTEEFKSFFAHFGTIIDAVLMYDHARKLPRGFGFVVFDTAETVEGVPRSQFYKLRDKIIEVKRAFRKAHNNNNSSRNNNYAGGLAGGDASPSRRYGVRMMNSFGYPGYAYGAGFQNTQTAYWIYDPTYLYYLGYHQGCWNSWMNAHSLLSAFRANGVRTWGDVH